The following coding sequences are from one Paenibacillus stellifer window:
- a CDS encoding TetR/AcrR family transcriptional regulator has translation MARRAVEQELSRERILEAARHLFITKGYRAISMRSIGQHLGYSHGSLYYHFKEKAELFYAIVVEDFNYVASLLGDAMNRAPETGINKVEQLLLEFIQFGIDHPYQYEIMFMIRDEELLAYCRAEQGKCFDLFSSMVRRHLKEEGYVPEDWQSVPLTLYLSAHGFISYYIQDKINFEDVKAEALSHVKVLCRNL, from the coding sequence ATGGCTAGAAGAGCAGTGGAGCAGGAGTTGTCGAGGGAACGTATTTTGGAGGCGGCAAGACACCTATTTATTACCAAGGGATACAGGGCCATCTCCATGCGCAGTATAGGTCAGCATTTGGGATACAGCCACGGGTCACTGTATTATCATTTTAAGGAAAAAGCCGAGCTGTTCTATGCGATTGTCGTAGAGGACTTCAATTATGTTGCTTCTCTGCTGGGCGATGCAATGAACAGAGCGCCTGAAACGGGGATTAACAAGGTGGAGCAGCTGCTTCTGGAGTTTATCCAGTTCGGGATCGACCATCCGTATCAGTATGAGATCATGTTCATGATCCGCGACGAAGAGCTGCTGGCATATTGTCGAGCGGAACAGGGAAAGTGTTTTGACTTGTTCTCCAGCATGGTGCGTCGGCATCTGAAGGAAGAAGGCTATGTGCCGGAAGACTGGCAGAGCGTGCCTTTGACCTTGTACTTGTCCGCGCACGGGTTCATTTCCTACTACATCCAGGATAAAATCAATTTCGAAGATGTGAAGGCGGAAGCTCTGTCCCATGTGAAGGTGTTGTGCCGGAATTTGTAA
- a CDS encoding MBL fold metallo-hydrolase produces the protein MDTLVFLGTGDAMGTPRVYCGCEVCEEARAGGINARLRSSVMIEGKDDFLVIDCGPDWRRQMEALDIRLMRRLLITHGHFDHIGGLPEWADACRWTGIKGELYTPAEVIPVILRQYPWLGNQLNIIPMDGGIALDGWHISSWRVNHGKNGYSYAFRLEKEGYAWVYCPDSISLGEEETRLMRDADLLVLGTSFYHEEAELSTRSVYDMTEAAELLQDIKPGRTFYTHMSHDVDLRKAYVLPERVELARTGLRVKLGR, from the coding sequence ATGGATACATTGGTGTTTTTGGGAACGGGCGACGCGATGGGCACGCCCAGAGTGTACTGCGGCTGTGAGGTGTGCGAGGAAGCGAGAGCGGGCGGAATCAACGCGCGGCTGCGTTCCTCCGTCATGATCGAAGGGAAGGACGATTTCTTGGTGATCGACTGCGGGCCGGACTGGCGGCGGCAGATGGAAGCTCTGGACATTCGCTTGATGCGCAGACTGCTGATTACCCACGGCCATTTCGACCATATCGGCGGGCTGCCGGAATGGGCGGACGCCTGCCGATGGACCGGAATCAAGGGCGAGCTGTACACGCCCGCCGAGGTCATTCCGGTCATTCTGCGGCAGTATCCGTGGCTTGGCAACCAGCTCAACATCATCCCCATGGACGGCGGAATTGCGCTGGACGGCTGGCATATCTCCTCCTGGCGCGTCAACCATGGCAAGAACGGCTACTCCTATGCGTTCCGGCTGGAGAAGGAAGGCTATGCCTGGGTGTACTGCCCGGACTCGATCTCTCTCGGAGAAGAGGAAACCCGGCTCATGCGGGATGCCGATCTGCTGGTGCTGGGCACGAGCTTCTACCATGAGGAAGCCGAGCTGTCGACCCGCTCCGTCTACGATATGACCGAGGCCGCAGAGCTGCTGCAGGACATCAAGCCGGGCCGGACGTTCTACACGCATATGTCGCATGACGTCGATCTGCGGAAGGCCTATGTGCTGCCTGAGCGGGTGGAGCTTGCACGGACGGGACTGAGAGTGAAGCTGGGCCGCTGA
- a CDS encoding glucose-6-phosphate isomerase — MSKKISFDYSNALTFVNQHEIDYFAAPIKLAHEQLHSKTGTGSDYTGWIDLPQTYDKEEFARIQAAAKKIQGDSEVLIVIGIGGSYLGARAAIESLTHSFYNNLDKSKRKTPEIYFAGNNISSTYVTHLLQLIEGKDFSVNVISKSGTTTEPAIAFRIFRAALEKKYGKEEARKRIYATTDKARGALKTLATEEGYETFVIPDDVGGRYSVLTAVGLLPIAAAGISIEEIMAGAAAAADEFNNPDVATNLSYQYAAVRNALYRKGKTTEILVNYEPSLHYVSEWWKQLFGESEGKDFKGIYPSSVDFSTDLHSMGQFIQEGNRNIFETVIQVDQVREHITIESDPDDLDGLNFLAGQTVDFVNKKAFQGTLLAHTDGQVPNLVVTIPDQTPYSFGYLVYFFEKACGISGYLLGVNPFDQPGVEAYKKNMFALLGKPGYEKEKAELEARLSE, encoded by the coding sequence ATGTCCAAGAAGATTAGCTTCGACTACAGCAATGCGCTGACTTTCGTTAACCAGCATGAGATTGACTATTTTGCAGCGCCGATCAAGCTAGCTCATGAGCAGTTACATAGCAAGACGGGAACAGGCTCCGATTATACCGGATGGATCGATCTTCCCCAAACGTATGACAAAGAAGAATTCGCCCGCATCCAGGCGGCTGCCAAGAAGATTCAAGGCGACTCCGAGGTGCTGATCGTGATCGGCATCGGCGGCTCTTATCTGGGAGCCCGAGCAGCGATCGAATCGCTGACTCATTCCTTCTACAATAACCTGGACAAATCCAAACGCAAGACTCCGGAAATCTACTTTGCCGGCAACAACATCAGCTCGACGTATGTGACTCACCTGCTCCAGCTGATCGAAGGCAAGGATTTCTCCGTTAACGTTATTTCGAAATCCGGCACCACAACCGAGCCGGCAATCGCTTTCCGTATCTTCCGTGCAGCACTTGAGAAGAAATACGGCAAAGAAGAAGCTCGGAAGCGCATTTACGCAACCACCGACAAGGCAAGAGGCGCACTCAAGACGCTTGCCACTGAAGAAGGCTATGAAACATTCGTCATTCCGGACGATGTTGGCGGACGCTACTCCGTACTAACAGCTGTGGGCCTTCTGCCGATCGCCGCAGCGGGCATCAGCATCGAAGAGATTATGGCAGGAGCCGCAGCCGCAGCCGACGAGTTCAACAATCCGGACGTGGCGACGAACCTGAGCTATCAATACGCGGCAGTGCGCAACGCCCTGTACCGCAAAGGCAAGACGACTGAAATTCTCGTCAACTACGAACCGTCGCTGCACTATGTATCGGAGTGGTGGAAGCAGCTGTTCGGCGAGAGCGAAGGCAAGGACTTCAAGGGCATCTATCCTTCCTCCGTCGATTTCTCGACCGATCTGCACTCCATGGGCCAATTCATCCAGGAAGGCAACCGCAACATTTTTGAGACGGTTATCCAGGTGGATCAGGTCAGAGAGCACATCACCATCGAGAGCGACCCGGATGATCTGGACGGACTGAACTTCCTGGCAGGCCAGACCGTTGACTTCGTCAACAAGAAGGCATTCCAGGGCACATTGCTGGCCCACACGGACGGACAGGTTCCGAACCTCGTGGTCACCATTCCGGACCAGACGCCGTACAGCTTCGGATACCTCGTATACTTCTTTGAAAAAGCCTGCGGTATCAGCGGATACCTGCTTGGCGTCAACCCGTTCGACCAGCCGGGCGTAGAAGCATACAAGAAGAATATGTTCGCGCTGCTTGGCAAACCGGGCTACGAGAAGGAGAAAGCCGAGCTGGAAGCCAGACTTTCCGAGTAG
- a CDS encoding YigZ family protein has protein sequence MLEEYRTVRTSGSKEVVIRKSRFIGHVMPVDSEEEAAMFIEDIKKKHWNATHNCSAYMIGERDEIQKQSDDGEPSGTAGKPILEVIRNQGVKNVAIVVTRYFGGILLGAGGLIRAYTDGAVLALEAGEVITRVLRREVFVEIEYTWLGKVENELRSRGYMTGETEFTDKVKLLCLPKNAEADAFMAWMTDLTQGQALVTEGRRIYFSEGD, from the coding sequence ATGCTGGAAGAATACCGGACGGTACGGACTTCGGGATCGAAGGAAGTCGTCATCCGCAAATCGCGTTTTATCGGTCACGTCATGCCGGTCGACAGCGAAGAAGAAGCCGCTATGTTTATCGAGGACATCAAGAAGAAGCACTGGAACGCGACGCATAACTGCTCGGCTTACATGATCGGCGAACGTGACGAGATTCAGAAGCAGTCGGACGATGGCGAGCCAAGCGGAACGGCCGGGAAGCCGATTCTGGAGGTCATCCGGAACCAGGGTGTGAAGAATGTGGCGATTGTTGTTACTCGCTACTTCGGCGGCATTTTGCTGGGAGCAGGCGGGCTGATCCGGGCTTATACGGACGGAGCCGTGCTTGCACTGGAGGCCGGTGAGGTGATCACCCGGGTGCTGCGGCGCGAGGTATTCGTGGAAATCGAGTATACCTGGCTGGGCAAGGTCGAGAATGAGCTGCGCAGCCGCGGATATATGACGGGAGAGACGGAATTTACCGACAAGGTGAAACTGTTATGCCTCCCCAAAAATGCAGAGGCGGATGCTTTTATGGCATGGATGACGGATTTAACACAAGGGCAGGCACTGGTCACGGAAGGCAGGCGGATTTATTTTAGCGAAGGAGATTAG
- a CDS encoding sulfate/molybdate ABC transporter ATP-binding protein, whose protein sequence is MHVEVRGLNKHFGDFHAVKDVGFEITKGHLIGLLGPSGGGKTSILRMLAGLESPDSGEIVFHGQVVNNLPPQERGIGFVFQNYALFKHMTVYDNIAFGLKVKKVNKSQIRDRVMELVELTGLKGFEKRYPQQLSGGQRQRVAFARALAPEPQLLLLDEPFAAIDAKIRQELRSWLRELIERVGITSIFVTHDQDEAIEVADEIMIINQGRLEQKGTPWDIYKEPKTTFVATFIGESTLIENASELKGFKQAGSGQPNKALIRPEYIEIGQLHEFKVASATEKGIVKHLQFRGSEWLVEVEVNGHKLVTYRSLEKETLEVGQEIAVLVHRAYLFNDERSWIQENSLKTDPMPVYI, encoded by the coding sequence ATGCATGTGGAAGTACGCGGTCTGAACAAGCATTTTGGAGATTTTCATGCGGTGAAGGATGTCGGCTTCGAAATTACAAAAGGACATTTAATTGGCCTGCTCGGCCCAAGCGGCGGCGGCAAAACGTCCATTCTCCGGATGCTGGCGGGACTTGAGTCGCCTGATTCCGGCGAAATCGTCTTCCACGGACAAGTCGTAAATAATCTTCCGCCGCAGGAGCGCGGGATCGGCTTTGTGTTTCAGAACTATGCGCTGTTCAAGCATATGACGGTATACGATAACATCGCCTTTGGACTTAAAGTGAAGAAAGTGAACAAGAGCCAAATCCGCGATCGCGTTATGGAACTGGTCGAGCTGACCGGTCTTAAGGGCTTTGAGAAGCGGTATCCGCAGCAGCTGTCCGGCGGGCAGCGCCAGCGGGTGGCCTTCGCACGGGCGCTCGCACCGGAGCCTCAGCTGCTCCTCCTCGACGAACCGTTCGCCGCGATCGATGCGAAGATCCGCCAGGAGCTTCGTTCCTGGCTGCGGGAGCTGATTGAGCGTGTCGGCATCACCTCCATTTTTGTAACGCATGACCAGGATGAGGCGATCGAGGTAGCGGACGAGATTATGATCATTAACCAGGGCCGCCTGGAGCAGAAGGGCACGCCTTGGGATATTTATAAGGAACCGAAGACAACGTTCGTGGCGACTTTTATCGGGGAATCAACCCTGATTGAGAATGCATCCGAGCTGAAGGGCTTCAAACAGGCGGGAAGCGGACAGCCGAACAAAGCCTTGATCCGTCCCGAATACATCGAGATCGGACAGCTTCATGAGTTCAAAGTAGCTTCCGCTACGGAAAAAGGGATCGTCAAGCATCTGCAATTCCGGGGCAGCGAATGGCTTGTCGAGGTGGAAGTGAACGGCCACAAGCTGGTGACTTACCGGTCGCTTGAGAAGGAGACGCTGGAAGTGGGCCAGGAAATCGCCGTGCTCGTGCACCGCGCTTACCTGTTCAATGACGAGCGCAGCTGGATTCAGGAGAACAGCCTGAAGACCGACCCGATGCCGGTCTACATTTAA
- a CDS encoding sulfate ABC transporter substrate-binding protein, translating into MKLRSRSRQLHAWLAVLLLALTLSGCGGGNNAAADTAPKSDVTLVIGAYSVAKDAMADILPLFAEKWKAETGQSISFQQSYEASGTQARAIAGGFEADVTLLAMEGDVDRLVKAGLVKDNWKDRGADGMVTRSIVVLGTREGNPKGIKDFSDLTKPGIKVLYPNPKTSGGAQWDINAIYGAGLKQSEEKEGAKDPAAAKAFLASVHANIESLDKSGRASMAAFEYGVGDVIVTYENELLARIAQGVKYEVVIPKNTILIENPAAVVDKYVDKHGTRAAAEAFVNFLMTPEAQEVFAKHGFRPVDQNVYKENASRFPVPEGLFDISYLGGWNEVRSTLYSKKGVWYQVLAGI; encoded by the coding sequence ATGAAGCTTAGGAGTAGGAGCAGACAACTGCACGCCTGGCTTGCCGTCCTGCTGCTGGCACTGACGCTCTCCGGATGCGGGGGCGGCAATAATGCAGCGGCGGATACGGCACCAAAAAGCGATGTGACCCTGGTCATCGGCGCTTATAGCGTAGCGAAGGATGCGATGGCGGATATTCTGCCGCTGTTCGCGGAGAAATGGAAGGCGGAAACCGGACAGTCGATTTCATTCCAGCAGTCATATGAGGCTTCCGGAACGCAGGCCCGGGCGATTGCCGGCGGGTTCGAAGCGGATGTGACGCTGCTCGCCATGGAAGGCGATGTCGACAGGCTCGTCAAGGCGGGTCTGGTCAAGGACAACTGGAAGGATCGCGGCGCGGACGGCATGGTGACGCGTTCAATCGTCGTACTCGGCACCCGTGAGGGGAATCCGAAAGGGATTAAGGATTTTAGCGATTTGACGAAACCCGGAATCAAAGTGCTGTACCCTAATCCGAAGACCTCCGGAGGCGCGCAGTGGGATATCAATGCCATCTACGGCGCGGGTTTGAAGCAGTCCGAGGAGAAGGAAGGAGCTAAGGACCCCGCTGCCGCCAAAGCGTTCCTGGCGAGTGTTCATGCCAATATAGAGTCGCTCGACAAGAGCGGACGTGCCTCTATGGCGGCTTTTGAATACGGCGTGGGCGACGTCATTGTCACCTACGAGAACGAGTTGCTGGCGCGGATCGCCCAGGGCGTGAAGTACGAAGTCGTCATTCCGAAGAATACCATTCTGATCGAGAACCCGGCTGCTGTCGTAGACAAGTATGTCGACAAGCATGGAACGCGGGCCGCCGCCGAGGCGTTCGTCAATTTCCTGATGACGCCGGAGGCGCAGGAAGTATTCGCCAAGCATGGCTTCCGTCCGGTGGATCAGAATGTATACAAGGAGAATGCAAGCCGCTTCCCGGTTCCAGAAGGATTGTTCGATATAAGCTATCTGGGCGGCTGGAACGAGGTGAGAAGCACCCTGTACTCGAAAAAGGGAGTCTGGTATCAGGTGCTGGCCGGCATTTAA
- the cysT gene encoding sulfate ABC transporter permease subunit CysT: MNSLLRHKGWTWGFRSTILLYFVVLIVLPILGVYYNSFSLGFANFMESISDPIAWKSVILTLQLALAATIINVVLGTMIAWVLIRYKFPGRSLLNSLVDLPFALPTAVGGLMILLLLGPGSLIGGIADKLGFEIVFHRPAIVIAMVFVTFPFVIRAVQPLLEELDPSEEEAAYTMGASGSRVFRQVILPSMVPGMVGGGMLAFSRALAEFGAVVLVAGNIPGRTLVSSVFIYGEVESDNPTGAAAVSVILLTLSFLILWLINVVQMRGRRA; this comes from the coding sequence GTGAATTCGCTGTTAAGACACAAAGGATGGACCTGGGGATTCAGATCGACCATCCTGCTCTATTTCGTCGTATTGATCGTGCTGCCGATACTCGGCGTCTATTACAACTCGTTCTCGCTGGGCTTCGCCAATTTCATGGAGAGCATCTCCGATCCGATCGCATGGAAATCGGTGATCCTGACGCTGCAGCTCGCGCTTGCGGCCACCATTATTAATGTCGTGCTTGGCACCATGATCGCCTGGGTGCTCATACGCTATAAATTTCCGGGGAGATCGCTGCTGAACAGCCTGGTCGATCTGCCCTTCGCACTGCCGACAGCTGTTGGCGGCCTGATGATTCTGCTCCTGCTCGGACCGGGAAGCCTGATCGGCGGCATCGCTGATAAGCTGGGCTTCGAAATCGTCTTTCACCGGCCGGCGATCGTCATCGCCATGGTATTCGTTACTTTCCCTTTCGTCATTCGCGCGGTGCAGCCGCTGCTGGAGGAGCTTGATCCGTCGGAGGAGGAAGCGGCCTACACGATGGGCGCATCGGGCAGCCGGGTGTTCCGGCAGGTCATCCTTCCCTCTATGGTACCTGGAATGGTCGGGGGCGGGATGCTCGCATTCTCAAGAGCACTGGCCGAATTCGGGGCCGTTGTTCTGGTAGCAGGCAATATTCCGGGGCGCACGCTCGTATCCTCCGTGTTCATTTACGGCGAGGTGGAGAGCGACAATCCGACCGGTGCCGCGGCCGTGTCCGTCATTCTGTTGACCTTGTCCTTCCTGATCCTGTGGCTGATCAATGTGGTACAGATGAGGGGGAGACGGGCATGA
- a CDS encoding pyrimidine/purine nucleoside phosphorylase, with translation MSQFNNATVQKQANIYYDGKVTSRAVTLEDGLKVTLGIMLPGVYEFGTEGPETMEILSGKLKVLLPGADSWLDIDGTETFHVPGNSKFSLEIFTVTDYCCSYPKNL, from the coding sequence ATGAGTCAGTTCAACAACGCAACCGTTCAGAAGCAAGCCAATATTTATTACGATGGAAAAGTAACCAGCCGTGCGGTGACTTTGGAGGATGGCCTCAAAGTTACACTCGGCATTATGCTTCCGGGCGTGTATGAGTTCGGTACCGAAGGACCGGAGACGATGGAGATTCTGTCCGGCAAGCTGAAGGTGCTGCTGCCAGGCGCGGACAGCTGGCTGGATATCGATGGAACGGAGACCTTCCATGTTCCCGGCAATTCCAAGTTCTCTCTTGAGATTTTCACGGTAACTGACTACTGCTGCTCCTATCCGAAGAACCTGTAA
- a CDS encoding NAD(P)-dependent oxidoreductase, whose amino-acid sequence MKQIAFIGLGTMGAPMALNLLRAGFQVTVYNRTASKCEPLVAEGAASASTPRGASEGKNIIITMVSNDDSIRDVFYGTDGLIETLRPGTVIIDSSTISPGLVKEIAAAVSAKGGHFLDAPVTGSKPGAVDGTLVFMVGGSADIIEANRDVFDAMGRLLLHMGENGSGAAAKLAHNAMVGIHNIALAEGFSIAVKSGVPADKFLELIQNGSAGSKQVELKGRKIIDGDFSNQFSLGLMLKDLKLASQLGGANGVPTPALELVKSLFQAGYNSGSGDEDLSAVVKTYEAWIGRKIGE is encoded by the coding sequence ATGAAACAAATCGCTTTTATCGGACTCGGAACGATGGGGGCGCCCATGGCTCTCAACCTGCTGCGGGCGGGATTCCAGGTAACGGTGTACAACCGCACGGCATCCAAATGCGAGCCGCTGGTCGCCGAAGGCGCGGCCTCTGCCTCCACTCCCCGGGGAGCGTCGGAAGGCAAGAACATTATCATCACAATGGTGAGCAATGATGATTCCATCCGTGACGTCTTCTACGGAACGGACGGACTGATCGAAACGCTCCGGCCCGGAACGGTGATCATCGATTCCAGCACCATCTCCCCCGGACTCGTCAAGGAAATCGCAGCCGCCGTCAGCGCGAAGGGCGGGCATTTCCTCGATGCGCCGGTTACCGGTAGCAAGCCCGGCGCTGTCGACGGGACGCTCGTCTTCATGGTCGGCGGCAGCGCCGATATTATTGAAGCGAACCGCGACGTATTTGACGCCATGGGGCGGTTGCTCCTGCATATGGGCGAGAACGGCAGCGGCGCTGCGGCGAAGCTGGCGCATAATGCGATGGTCGGCATCCACAACATCGCGCTGGCCGAAGGCTTCTCCATCGCCGTGAAATCCGGCGTGCCGGCGGACAAGTTCCTGGAGCTGATCCAGAACGGGTCCGCGGGAAGCAAGCAGGTCGAACTCAAAGGCCGCAAAATCATCGACGGCGACTTCAGCAACCAGTTCTCCCTGGGACTTATGCTGAAGGATCTCAAGCTCGCCTCCCAGCTCGGCGGAGCGAACGGCGTGCCGACTCCTGCCCTCGAGCTCGTCAAGAGCCTGTTCCAGGCCGGCTACAACAGCGGCAGCGGTGACGAAGACCTGTCCGCCGTGGTTAAGACCTACGAGGCTTGGATCGGGCGTAAGATCGGCGAATAA
- a CDS encoding secondary thiamine-phosphate synthase enzyme YjbQ encodes MQNAHVRKSGVREGLALVYCPHTTAGIAINENADPDVKHDCLLLLDEVFPWEHPKYRHAEGNTAAHLKSIMAGPSQHLIIHEGELLLGRWQGIYFCEFDGPRRRQYMVKILEG; translated from the coding sequence ATGCAAAATGCTCATGTCAGAAAAAGCGGGGTCCGCGAGGGGTTGGCTCTTGTCTATTGTCCCCACACGACTGCCGGAATTGCCATCAATGAGAACGCCGATCCCGACGTCAAACATGATTGTCTGTTGCTGCTGGACGAAGTATTTCCTTGGGAACATCCTAAGTACCGGCATGCGGAAGGCAATACGGCCGCACATCTCAAATCGATTATGGCCGGACCTTCGCAGCATCTCATCATACATGAGGGAGAGCTGCTGCTGGGACGCTGGCAGGGCATCTACTTCTGCGAGTTCGACGGCCCGAGACGGCGTCAATATATGGTGAAAATTTTGGAAGGTTGA
- a CDS encoding transposase, whose protein sequence is MYILQESLFSFEELQKIESKERLPIFFSALDLRPYARELRNPSPRGADGHCRQGILRALLAAPLENIDTFTGLARRLKFDLRFRYQCGLRLDIPAPSISTLSRVFAELTGKGLAKQLFEDLVTQCQEAGIIDGTHVAIDSAAIHAYEKKEPKRKSELTGNANWGAKFDTFGNKVKWFGYKLHLAVDAKSELPMALKVTSAHVNDGDEGPALMTTVAAKSKVKFFMLDAGYDQIKNYEAARNVKAQAIIPLNPRNEKEPPAGITRKGTPCCSMGFPMTYWGQEKVHLKFRCPHATGQVDCPLGMAACSSSNYGMVVKINSQTDLRRYALPHRESRGWKELYNKRTSVERCNSRMKTYLTADQLHVWGIQKVTTHQYLNAIVLLASALAIAKQRVQNAA, encoded by the coding sequence ATGTATATTCTCCAAGAAAGTCTATTTTCCTTTGAAGAGCTTCAAAAAATCGAATCGAAAGAGCGATTGCCCATCTTTTTCAGCGCTTTGGACCTGCGACCTTACGCAAGAGAATTGAGAAATCCCTCACCCCGAGGAGCAGACGGACACTGTCGTCAAGGCATTCTTCGCGCGCTACTCGCAGCTCCTTTAGAGAATATCGATACGTTCACCGGCCTAGCGCGCAGACTAAAGTTTGACCTCCGTTTCCGTTACCAATGTGGGCTTCGACTGGATATCCCCGCTCCTTCGATTTCTACATTAAGTCGAGTCTTTGCCGAGTTGACTGGCAAAGGCCTTGCCAAGCAGTTGTTTGAGGATCTTGTGACTCAGTGCCAAGAAGCTGGAATCATCGACGGAACTCATGTCGCTATCGACAGCGCCGCTATTCACGCTTACGAGAAAAAGGAACCCAAGCGAAAAAGTGAACTCACCGGCAATGCCAACTGGGGTGCCAAGTTTGACACCTTTGGCAACAAAGTCAAGTGGTTTGGCTATAAGTTGCATCTGGCCGTCGATGCCAAAAGTGAACTTCCCATGGCGCTCAAGGTGACCTCTGCCCATGTGAACGACGGAGACGAAGGGCCTGCACTCATGACGACTGTCGCTGCGAAATCTAAAGTGAAATTCTTCATGCTGGATGCGGGCTACGACCAAATAAAAAACTACGAGGCCGCCCGGAACGTCAAGGCGCAAGCCATTATTCCGCTGAATCCACGGAATGAAAAGGAACCGCCAGCGGGGATTACCCGCAAAGGCACGCCCTGTTGTTCGATGGGATTTCCCATGACGTATTGGGGACAGGAAAAGGTGCATTTAAAATTCCGTTGTCCACATGCGACAGGTCAAGTGGATTGTCCTTTGGGCATGGCCGCTTGTTCGTCCTCCAATTATGGAATGGTGGTTAAAATCAACAGTCAAACGGATCTCCGGCGTTATGCGCTACCGCATCGGGAAAGCCGAGGCTGGAAGGAACTTTACAATAAACGAACCAGTGTAGAACGCTGCAATTCTCGAATGAAGACCTATTTAACTGCAGACCAGCTTCACGTCTGGGGGATTCAAAAAGTGACAACTCACCAATATTTAAATGCGATTGTGTTACTTGCCTCTGCGCTTGCCATTGCGAAGCAACGAGTACAGAACGCCGCTTAA
- a CDS encoding sulfate ABC transporter permease subunit, which produces MRRLWIGITYVVFFLLIAAPLGKMISNAFSGGLSGFRDALSRPEALHALLMTALVVIAVTVLNTLFGVMTALYLVRANWLGPRLKSLLNSVVDLPYAVSPVIGGLMIVLLLGPDSALGVLFEKIGFQIVYAFPGMVIATLFVTFPLMVREVMPVLQEIGGQQEEAASTLGAYGWTTFWKVTWPSIQWAVFYGVILTVARSLGEFGAVLVVSGSIMNKTQTATTLVYQDVENFNVTAAGGVALILAAFSVGLLLLMEWSKKRKEVH; this is translated from the coding sequence ATGAGAAGATTATGGATCGGAATTACGTATGTGGTGTTCTTTCTTCTAATTGCGGCTCCTCTGGGCAAAATGATCTCGAACGCCTTCAGCGGCGGGCTGTCCGGCTTCCGGGATGCGCTGAGCAGGCCAGAGGCGCTGCACGCGCTGCTTATGACCGCGCTCGTTGTAATCGCCGTAACCGTACTGAATACGCTGTTCGGCGTCATGACCGCGCTGTATCTGGTCCGTGCTAATTGGCTGGGGCCCCGGCTGAAGAGCCTGCTCAACAGCGTGGTGGATCTGCCATATGCGGTATCCCCCGTTATCGGCGGTCTGATGATCGTGCTGCTGCTGGGGCCGGACAGCGCGCTCGGCGTTCTTTTTGAAAAAATCGGCTTCCAAATCGTCTATGCCTTTCCCGGCATGGTAATTGCCACGCTGTTCGTCACATTCCCACTTATGGTCCGGGAGGTCATGCCGGTCTTGCAGGAAATCGGCGGACAGCAGGAGGAAGCCGCCTCCACACTGGGCGCTTACGGCTGGACGACCTTCTGGAAGGTCACCTGGCCATCGATCCAATGGGCGGTCTTCTACGGCGTCATCCTGACAGTGGCTCGTTCGCTCGGGGAGTTCGGCGCCGTGCTGGTCGTGTCGGGCAGCATCATGAACAAGACCCAGACGGCAACGACACTGGTCTATCAAGATGTGGAGAATTTCAATGTAACGGCGGCGGGCGGCGTCGCACTCATTTTGGCCGCTTTTTCAGTAGGACTCCTGCTGCTCATGGAATGGAGCAAGAAAAGAAAGGAAGTGCATTGA